One genomic window of Acidovorax radicis includes the following:
- a CDS encoding flagellar basal body P-ring protein FlgI translates to MKALPDSLLPRLTHTLWVLLAVMAACVAGPAQALRIKEVAAVQGVRSNQLTGYGLVVGLDGTGDQTTQMPYTTQALSNYLLQMGISLPPGTASQLQLKNVAAVIVTAQLPAFAQPGQQIDAIVSSMGNAKSLKGGTLIVTPLRGADGEIYALAQGNMVVGGAGASAGGSKVQINHLSAGRIPLGAQVERSVPTPLNEGDTINLGLNASDFQTARRVAQVINAKMGNGLATALDGRTVQVRAPIEPGARVGFIADLEELPLEFSAPAAKVVINARTGSVVLNQSVTLGPCAIAHGNLSITISSTPVISQPNPLSQGQTVVAQKSNITINQEPGNVIQMPASPQLADVVKALNTLGATPGDLLAILQAIKAAGALNAELEVI, encoded by the coding sequence ATGAAAGCCTTGCCCGACTCCCTTTTGCCCCGCCTCACACATACCCTGTGGGTGCTGTTGGCGGTCATGGCCGCGTGTGTGGCAGGCCCCGCACAGGCCTTGCGCATCAAGGAAGTGGCGGCCGTGCAAGGCGTTCGCAGCAACCAGTTGACCGGCTACGGCCTGGTGGTAGGGCTGGACGGCACGGGCGACCAGACCACCCAGATGCCGTACACCACGCAGGCCCTGTCCAACTACCTGCTGCAGATGGGTATCAGTCTGCCGCCGGGCACCGCTTCGCAGTTGCAACTCAAGAACGTGGCGGCCGTCATCGTCACCGCCCAATTGCCCGCGTTCGCGCAGCCTGGCCAGCAGATCGATGCGATCGTCTCGTCCATGGGCAACGCCAAATCGCTCAAGGGCGGCACACTGATCGTCACGCCCCTGCGGGGTGCCGATGGCGAAATCTATGCCTTGGCCCAAGGCAACATGGTGGTGGGGGGCGCGGGGGCATCCGCCGGGGGCAGCAAGGTACAGATCAACCACCTGAGTGCTGGTCGCATACCCCTGGGCGCACAGGTGGAGCGGTCTGTGCCCACCCCGCTCAACGAAGGCGACACCATCAACCTGGGGCTCAATGCCTCTGACTTTCAGACCGCTCGCCGCGTGGCGCAGGTCATCAACGCCAAGATGGGCAACGGCCTGGCCACGGCGCTCGATGGCCGCACCGTGCAGGTGCGCGCGCCGATAGAGCCCGGTGCCCGGGTGGGCTTCATCGCAGACCTGGAAGAGTTGCCCCTGGAGTTTTCGGCACCTGCCGCCAAGGTGGTCATCAACGCCCGCACGGGCTCGGTGGTGCTCAACCAGTCCGTCACGCTGGGGCCTTGCGCCATTGCCCACGGCAACCTGTCGATCACCATCAGCTCCACACCGGTCATCAGCCAGCCCAACCCCTTGTCGCAAGGACAGACGGTGGTGGCGCAAAAGAGCAACATCACCATCAACCAAGAACCAGGCAACGTTATCCAGATGCCTGCGTCGCCACAGCTGGCGGATGTGGTCAAGGCGCTGAACACCCTGGGTGCCACACCAGGCGATTTGCTCGCGATCTTGCAAGCCATCAAGGCAGCCGGCGCGCTCAACGCCGAACTGGAGGTGATTTAA